The DNA segment CTTTGCTTTCTGTCCCATGGCTTATTCTGgaaacaggtgtaggccattcagcccctcgaataTGCATCTTAAACTGAGCCCTTTTAACATCATGAACTTGAATTTTAGTAAGAGGTCTATTCCATGGGGCTCTGTCACACATTTAAATTGCTGCAGGTTGTGCTGAAGATGCTGCTGAGAGGTACAATTCCAGTATTTCACCCTGTGATGTTGGAAGAAGGCTGACATACGCGTgactcaggatggtgtgtgaagtGAGCTAAGTTCTCTTTCTATCACGACACTTGCTTTTCGTTTTGCAGCTGCATCGATGAGTGGAAGAGCCGCAATGAGCAGCTTTCCAGGGTCCTGAAGGAATGCAAGGGAGACTGCGAGCGGCTCAGTATGTTACTGGGGAGACTCGAATCCAATGACACTGCACTGTGCTTGGCTCTACAGTACAGGTAGGCTTACAGTACAGCTCAGGTTATAGGacaggtcagtgcagagggagtgccgcactgtcagagggtcagtgctgagggagcgctgcactgtcagagggtcagtgctgagggagcactgcactgtcggagggtcagtactgagggagcgccgcactgtcggagagtcagtactgagggagtatggcactgtcggacagtcagtgctgagggagtgctgcactgtcggagggtcagtactgacggtgtgccacactgtcggaggatcagtgccaCAATGTTGGATTTGCATTTTGCCAGGTTCTCCTTAAATGAATCAACACTATTCACTTCAATCAATCTCCTTTGTGgagagttccacattctcattacTCTGTAAGTAACCAATCACCTCCTAAATTCTTTGGATTTCTCCTTGATCCATGACCCTTGTGCTGGCGACCTGCACCATCCTCTTAAACCCTTAAAAACCTCAATTTGGTAATCTCTTTGTTTCAGTGAAACATGTTCTCGTCTGGTCACTCCTGATACTTATGACCCTCCCAATTCCAGACCCACCCTTGTAAACATTTTGTGTATGTTCAGCTGCCTCTCTGAGGCTGTTTTTGAAAAACTGAGACCACAAATGGTCTGACAGAACTTTAACATAACTTCCTTTCCATATTAGTCTTCCAGAATGAATGTTTGAATCTTTGTTTTCCAGTGAGGAGTGTGTTGATGTCTATGGTCTGCTTCTGGCAGAAGTTCAAACTAAAGGGAGCTCCATGGAGACAGAGATCTCTGAGGCACAGGGTAAGCAATGTCGATGAGAAATCCTGTGAACTTAGTGCACTCCCCTCAGATAGCTCCCCTCTGCATGAACATTGAACCTGCTGGACGAATGGGAGGAGGGGATAACGACAGGGACACCGTTGGTGGTATGGAGGGACACAaggtgtggtggggtgggggtgggctgTGCATGGAATTCTTTCCATTTGTGGATACGGGATGTCCCTCCTCCTTCACACCATTGAATGACAGTGTGCCATGGTGCTgtacaaggccattcagcccattacctCTGCCAATGAGCATcatgacttagtgccattctgcTGCCTTCACTCTATCTTCTTGTACATTGTTTCTACGTAAATGGATCAGTTGAagccacctccaccacatttctaggTAGTGCCTTCTAGCCCctgactcagagtcatagagatgtacagcacagaagcagatcctttggcccaatttgtccacgccgaccagatatctgaactcAATCTAGCTCCAcatgccagtacccagcccatatccctccaaacccttcctattcatatacccatccagatgccttttaaatgttgcaattgtaccagcctccaccacgtcttctggcagctcattccatacacgtaccaccctctgtgtgaaaatgttgccccttaggtctcttttatatctttcccctctcatcctaaacctatgccctctagttctggacttcctcaccccagggaaaagactttgtctatttatcctatccatgcccctcatgattttataaacctctataaggtcacccctcagcctccgacactccagggaaaacagccccagcctgttcagcctctccctatagctcaaatcctccaaccctggcaaaatccttgtaaatcctttctgaactgaagtttcacaacatctttccgacaggaaggagaccagaattgcatgcaatattccaacagtggcctaaccaatgtcctgtacagctgcaacatgacatcccaactcctgtattcaatagtctgaccaataaaggaaagcataccaaacaccttcttcactatcctatctacctacgactcaactttcaaggagctatgaacctgcacctcaagatctctttgttcagcaacactccctaggaccttaccattaagtgtataagtcctgccaagatttgctttcccaaaatgcaacaccttgcaaatatctgaattaaactccatctgccacttcccagcccattggcccatctggtcaagatcctgttgtaatctgaggtaaccttcttcgctgtccactacacctccaattttggtgtcatctgcaaacttattaactctacctcttatgctcgcatccaaatcatttatgtaaatgacaaaaagtagagggcccagcaccgatccttgtggcactccactggtcacaggcctccagtctgcaaaacaaccctccaccaccaccctctgtcttctacctttgagttctgtatccaaaaggccagttctccctgtattccatgagatctaaccttgctaatcagtctcccatggggaaccttgtcgaatgccttactgaagtccatatagatcacatctaccactctgccctcatccaccctctttgttacttcttcaaaaatctcaatcaagtttgtgagacatgatttcccatgcacaaagccatgttgactatccctaatcagtccttgcctttccaaatacatgtacgttctgtccctcatgattccctccaacaacttgccctatagttccctggcttgtccttaccatccttcttaaacagtggcaccatgtcagccaacctccagtcttccggcatctcacctgtgactatacaaatatctcagtaagaggcccagcaatcacttccctagcttcccacagagctctcgggtacacctgatcaggtcctggggatttatccacttttatgcatttcaagacatctagcacttcctcctctataatatggacatttttcaagatgtcaccatctatttccctacagtctatatcttccatgtgcttttccacagtaaatactgatgcaaaatagtcatttagtatcccccccattttctgcggctcccccattttctgcgccttgctgatctttgaggggccctattctctccctagttacccttttgtctttaatgtatttgtaaaaaccctttgaattctccttaaatctattaGCCAACgctgtctcatgtccccgttttgccctcctgatttccctcttaagtatactcctacttcctttatacccttctaagtattcactcaatctatcctgtctttccctacatatgcttccttctttttcttaaccaaaacctcaattttttgagtcatccagcattccatatacctaccagcattccctttcacactgacaggaatatattttctctggactcgcgttatctcatttctgaaggcttcccattttccagccatccctgttcttgcctaataccatcaaaattggcctttctccaatttagaacttcaacttttagatctgtctGGAAAAGTTCTGTTCTCACCTCGTATTTCCTTCTTTTGTGAAACACCTGTACCCCTTTCTTCATGTCCCTTTTACAAGCGGGAATGGTTTCTCCCTATCCACACTACCCTGTTcattaatgattttgaaaacctctatcagatcccccctcagtgaggagaacagtcccaacctccCCAATCCATCCTCCTCACTGAACTTTCTCATTCCTGAGCCATCTTTGTAAATCTGGTCTGCGCACTCCCCTCCAGCAGGACTCTGAGAACGTGCACTCACTCCCCCTTAGTCCCTGATTCATTCTGATACCTACCaatgggatatttcagaatactgtACACAGAATAGGTACAGTCCAATGAGTGAAAAATATTCCAAAGGACAGACTCACAATTCACAATTAACAAGAAATGCCAAAGATAGTATCGAACTAAAAGGGCAATTATATAATTGTGCAGAGATCAATGGTAGGTCAGAAGATTGGCTGAGTGACTAAGAAAATTAATAAAAAGGGAATAATTGGAGTATGAGGGAAAGCAAGACAGAAATATAAAACAGGCAATAAGTGTTTCTCGAAGAAGCATCAACAGAGCGAACACAGAGCATATTGAAAGCGAAGCTGGAGAATTAACAATCGAAATAAGGAAAGAGCCAATATATCTGATGGATACTTTTCAGCAGGGCCTCACTATAAATGGTGCAAGTAACTTGCTAGAAGCAGCAATAAATCACAAAATGGAAAGGAGGGAGGAGCTCAAGAAAATCATAATCACCAGAAACGTAAGTGGAACTGAGTAAAATGGTGGAGCTGCAGACTAGTGGAGTTGGagcccagaaagagagaaaaacagctgagcagacaaaggaattaCCGAAGGTCAGCCCAGGACCATGAataactgctaatggggaccattagagGCTGACAATAGGTTGTGTGTGGTagtaatgaagggctcctgctcctcagatgctgcctgacctgctgtgcttttccagcactcctctaatcttgactctgatctccagcatctgtagtacccacttttgccctgTGTGTGATAGTATCCCATGTGATCATAAGGCCTGGGGTGTGGGGTTCTTGGGCGAGGAAACAGGAGAAGGTGCACAGGACTGGAAATtactgaactcaatgttgagtcctgaaaactgcagggttcccaagtgggAAATGAGGTGCTggtcttccagcttgcgctgactTTCCCtgcagcactgcagcaagccagagatagagatgttggccagggaacagggtggtgtgttgaaatggcaggcattggtccccattagcagctattcatttccCCActacctttacccattccttaaTCTGCCCCAGTGTTTTTCAGTCAGACTGGGCTCCCTCTGCACCAACCATTTACTCCGCCCCCCCGCACAcactccccccagccccatcttCAGCaaatataccaaccttttcccagctacAAGCAGTTAAGAAGGGTAATTAGACCTGGagcattgactctgtttctctctcaacagatgctacaagataatctaatctaatctagtctactacgtttttccagcaatttctgcttttgttgtctaTCAGATAAAAGTAACTTACTGAGTGTGGGTCATGGATGGTTCTGGAAGGTCAGTCGTGACTAATTGCTTCTCCAACCTTGTCTTCAGCAAACCGGTGTGTGGACAGAGGTGGGCGATTTggcaggaaggatatggaaggattGCTGGGGGAAGGTGCAGGGGAAGCAGCTGAGGATGTTCACAGTATTGATTTACCAAACACTGATCATCATCACCAGGGTCCAACTGAATACACACAGCGCAGGTGAGCTTAAATATGAGGTGTCTCAACAGTTTACATGGTAAATGGGGAGTTGATGGCCAAGGGGCCATCACTGGAATGTTAATCctgagatccaggtaatgttttggggacctgggttcgaatctcaccacggcagatggtggaatttgaattcaataaaaatctggaattaagagtctaatgatgaccatgaatccattgttgattgttggaaaaacccatctggttctctaatgtcatttaaggaaggaaactgctaactttacctggtctggcctacatatgactccagacccacaacaatgtggttaactttcaaatgccctctgggccagtagggatgggcaataaatgctggcctagacagcaacgccctcatcctgtgaatgaataaagaaaaaaatctttctcTTAACAACAAATACAAAAATCACAGATTTGAAATTTCCCACTCATTCCTGGCTTCAGCAGCATTTTGGGGGGAGATTTCCTGATCTGACAGGAAGTAATAATTGTCCTAAGGTCACTAGGGCTAACTCCTAGGTTGAGCGAATTATCCTCTGGGGACAGATCAAGCAGACTGGGCCCATTATTCCCAgagttgagaaaaatgagagatgatcagGGTAGATCTGAAAGGGTCTTCCCCCATGTGGGAATCGACAGCAATTCGGAATCAAAATATGTGTCATTTCTGACTGAGTTGAGAAGAATGTTCTTCCCTCAGAGTTGAGAACCTTAGGAATTCTCTGTCCCAGGAGAGGATAGAGGCTGTGGCATTGAGTATGTTTGAGACAGACATCAATAGGTTTCTGAAGTCCAGTGGAattcagggaaatggggttagtgcagGAAGAAAGCTGAACCTCCATCGTCCTGTTTAAAGGTGGAGAGGATTTGAAGACTCCAGCCCCTCATTCTCATGCTCTAACCTGTGGGTCTTTCAGCCTCGCAGGGGAGCCGGAAGGGGACAACAGCACAAATCATTTCAGAGGAGACATTGTGAGGCTCAGAGGCAGCCACGCTGCAGTAATGCAAACTGTTCTGGAAGTGGGTGACATACCAGCCTACCTGAAGCGATACGGCGAAGGAATGTCCCAAAGCTGGGAGTCTGGAGCAGCAGTACAGGGTCTGCTTGTCCCTGGGATCAGTGCACAGTCGCCCAGAACAGTCCGTCAACATAAGATGGAGAAGAAGGAAGTGCTGCAGGAACTCCTGACTGTCAGGGTGAGAACCCCTGGGGAGACTCTTGTTGGGCAGTAAGGGTTAGGCAACCAAAGCAGGTGAGGGAATTAATTTCCAGATCAGCCATCCTTGATCTGAGTGTCCGAACTGGCTAAAGGGGCTCAATAGCCTTCTCCCAAACctattgaattagattagattccctacagtgtggaaacagacacttcggcccaacaagtccacaccgaccctccgaagagcaacccacccagacccattcccctacattcaccctgaCTAGTGCActagcactatgggcagtttagcataaccaactcacctgacctgcacatctttagcctgtgggaggaaaccagagcatccggaggaaacccacacagacacggggagaatgtacaaactccgcacagacagttgcccgaagcgggaattgaacctgtgtccgtggcgctgtgaggcagcagtgctaaccactgtgccacccaactgTAGACTCTTACAacaggaagctattcagcccttgTGCTGGTTCCCACTCACCCGCTCTTTCCCCATAGCTTTGCATTGTCTACTCTTATTTTGAAAAGTATTACTGAATCCTTTCAGGCAGCATATTCCTGATCACACTGAGGAGGAAGAACTTGTCTTCATCGCTGCCTCTGATTCTTTTTTTCTGATTGTTctctatctgtgtccctctggtcACAACCCTCCCCAAGAGGCCACAATAAACAATTTCCCCTTATTTACTCCATCAGATTTCCCTTGAGAATTTTGACCAATGTGCAAAATGTCTCTATTAAATGTCTCaatattttcttctctaaagagAACAATCCCAGCGTCTCTagtctctctcccatcctctagGTGACACTGAAATAGGTGAGAAAGTAAGAAatcagaaatttacaaatggacatggataggttaggggaatggagTTTAACTTGTTATGAAACAGCTAATCATACATTGACAGTCTGTTGTTCTGTTCCTGTCTGATGGCTCTTCAGGATGAGATGGCGTGGCTGAAGGGTCAGCTGGGCTGGATTAAGAGGGAGAAGAGGgacctggagcagaggctgcgaTTACAGGAGTCCCAGGAGGAGGCTGCAATCCTACTCCTTGCACATTGGCAAGCGGAGAGAGATGGCTGTCTACAGCAGCAACCTACCACAGTCTGCTGCAAGGAGGTATGTCCAAGAGCAGAGTTACCCGTCAGTGCACCGGCATCTTATTAATAGGAAGGCAGTATTCCTGCTCCTGACCACTGTCCAGTCACCACCTTCTGCAATGTGTCAGGGTTTCAGTCTGAGGTTTTGATGCTTCTTTGGAGAGATCCTGCCACTTGTGGGCTTACAGACAAAATCCGGTCACTTTGACAAACTGCCGGGATTGGAGGTCCAGTGGATATCAACAAGAGATCATACCCCAAGGGGCagggggagagagaaactgacagaaaTAAATCAGAGCTAATTGACTCTGCTCCATTTATAGGAAACTGCACCAGAACCAGATGTGCTTACAATGGCCAGTGACCAACTGGAGTCAGAGCTCACTGCTGCTTCCACTCGGTAAGTACACAATATACTCAAAATGTGACTGCACAGGACTTTATAAACTCATTAAAAAGTGTGTCTATTGATAAATTATGCCAGTGGGACAGACCAGGAGGAATGGGAGGCAGGAGTTTAAACAACAGACTGAATGGTGGGTAGGATCCTACATTCTCACAAATATTTGCTGTTGCACAGACTTCCAGAAGCAAAATCAACGTGTCTTCATGTCAATCAGTGTGGAATCTTAGGGGGAATGTTGGTATTTCATTTCCAAGGAAGCAGAGAGCCTCTGGAATATGCTTTTTTCCTAAATTCATTATGAATTACATGGATGTTGCTGACTGggcccagcacttattgcctgtccctagttgccccttgagcaggtggggtgagctgcctacttgaatcgctgcagcccgtgtgctgttggtagacccacaatgcccctagagagagaatttcaggatttttacccagagaAGGAACATTGAAGGAACAAGGATATATccccaagtcatgatggtgagtggctcggaggggaacttgcagggggtggtgttcccatgtatctgctgcccttttctttGTAGATAGtagaggttatgggtttggaaggtgctgtctaacttcagttcagtttctggtcaatggtaacccccaagatgtcagtaatgtgggattcagtgatggtaacaccattgagtgtcaaaGGATAGTGGTTAGTTGCTCTCTTATTGTAGACATCATTGCCTGCACTTGATGAGCataaatgctacttgccacttatcaccATGTATCCAGATGTTGTgtgggtcttgctgcatttagaaaTGGACTGCTACAGTATCAGAGAAATCACGAATGGATAAGGACATTGCTAATTTTGAAACATTGAGTCTTTAGCACTACTGCTAGAACGTTGTCAGGGCCCacggcctttgcagtatccagaggTGCCTCAAGCCATTTCTtggtatcatgtggagtgaagaTTAGTATCAAAGATGCTGCTTTGATGGGGAGCCttactctgcatctaactgtGCAGTACCtcttctgggagtgtttgatgggacagtgttgGGATACAGTAACCTTTCTCAAAGGTGTTTAAGAAACCCATTCACCAAGTTCCAATGTTGTAATCGAACCTGTTGTTTGTGAAAGGATTCAAATTGATGTGACTTGCCTCACAGACAAAATCAACTGAGGGAACGGGCTGAGGTGCTGGTGACATCACTGGAGAAGCTGCTAAGAAGCAATCATACACAGAAGGTTCAGTCTGAGGAACTAGCCAGTGAGCTGAGGAAAACATACAGGTATGCGTGAAAACAGGGCCATTGAGGTTTAAATGGACTGGTGTGTGACAGCGCTCCGGCTGTGGGTATTTTGGTGAGGAGGATCCCAGGACCTGAGCGG comes from the Chiloscyllium plagiosum isolate BGI_BamShark_2017 unplaced genomic scaffold, ASM401019v2 scaf_4548, whole genome shotgun sequence genome and includes:
- the LOC122546932 gene encoding colorectal mutant cancer protein-like; its protein translation is MLLGRLESNDTALCLALQYSEECVDVYGLLLAEVQTKGSSMETEISEAQANRCVDRGGRFGRKDMEGLLGEGAGEAAEDVHSIDLPNTDHHHQGPTEYTQRSLAGEPEGDNSTNHFRGDIVRLRGSHAAVMQTVLEVGDIPAYLKRYGEGMSQSWESGAAVQGLLVPGISAQSPRTVRQHKMEKKEVLQELLTVRDEMAWLKGQLGWIKREKRDLEQRLRLQESQEEAAILLLAHWQAERDGCLQQQPTTVCCKEETAPEPDVLTMASDQLESELTAASTRQNQLRERAEVLVTSLEKLLRSNHTQKVQSEELASELRKTYSNMSTAYRNAKRKYESQLRKLESQASTMCERQATQTQALEEKVACLSKALEHANGTPL